Within the Meiothermus sp. CFH 77666 genome, the region CGGCGTGTCTCAAGTTCTGCGCCCATAAGACCTGGTCAGAGCGTATGTCCATCGAAAGGTTGTTGTCTCAACTAACCCGTTTTTTCGGTGCCAAGAAACGCCATCACCGTACTGAACTTGGCTTTACTGCTTGGTGGGCTTACCTCATCATCGCCCTGAACCTCATCGCTGCTTCCCCAGACCTGTGTATAGCTGACATCGTTTTGTGACTAGCACCAGTGATTAATTATTAGTTAGCCTGCCTTTCGCCCCAATAATCGGTGAGCCAAATGGAAGTATTACTTCCTCACATTTCAAAGTGGTTTCTGGACAAGCAAGAGCACTTCACGACTTTTGCCCAAGCGGATAGTCGCATTGAAGGCTGGTTCAAAGCAGAGTTGCTTGTCCTATTCAACCGACTTGGAGCAAGCCGCGTAATTGAACAGTTTGAGCGTGAAGCAAATGTCTCCTCGCCGAAAGATGGCAAGCGAAAACAAGTTGATTTCAGGCTTTACATTCAAGGACAAGAGCACCTTTGCGAACTGAAAGCGCTGTGTATCAGCCAAGCGGCAGGAACTCCCCGCAACTTGCACTTTTACTTCCGAGATGACCACGTTGGACTAATAAAAGATTTCAAAAAGTTGGACGAGATTGGCAGCCCAAACAAGTGGGTGGTCGCTTTCGTTTATCCCGCTCCTGATTCAAAGGAGTGGAACAAAGCCGTAGCGTCGTTGCCAAGCACATTGAGACATTGGAGACCAGTAACGGCTGTCAGCGATTTTCCAGATTGGATGTATGTTGCATTGTGGAAAGGATGACATTTACGAGAAGCGCATTTCAATCAGATACGGCAGGCTAACCAGCGCATGCACCCGACAGGCTTCGCCTCGCTGCGCTCGGCTCGCCTGCGGGTGATGCGCAAGCCGTTAGCCAGCACAGATCCCACAGTCGTATAAACAGGAGACCCCATGAAAACGCTTATCACTGAATTCATCAGCTTGGACGGTGTTGTCCAGGCTCCAGGCGGGGCGCAGGAAGACACGGACGGTGGCTTCGCCCATGGTGGATGGTTTTTGAAATACTTTGACCCAGAAGTGATTGGCGGCACGTTTGACAACCTCGCCAAGCAGAGTGACGCGCTCTTGCAAGGACACCGCACCTATCAAACGTCCGCCGCCGCTTGGCCAAGCCGCTCGGGAGACCCGTTCTCAGACTGGATCAACAAGGTGCAGAAGTACGTGGTCTCCAACACGCTCAGCGACAAGGACATCACGTGGCATCCGACGACGATCATTCGTGGTGACGATTTCTTGCAAAAAGTCTCCGACCTGCGGGCGCAGCCAGGGGGATACATTTACGTGTACGGCAGCGCAGCGATGGTTCGGTCGTTGCTCGCTGCTGACCTTGTCGATGAGTTATTGCTGACGATCGCGCCAGTGACCCTCGGCGGGGGTAAGACAATCTTTCCCGCAAACGGAAAAGCGATGTCGTTCGAGTTGATGTCGACTGCTAAGGCAAGCTCGGGGGCGCTGGTCTGCCGATATGTGCGTGCACGTTAGTGCCTATACTGTCTTCGCTGGCTGGCTAACAACGGGTTGCAGCCGACGCGCTGCGCGCGGCTGAACCTGGGCGTTGGGCAACATTTGAACGGGAGGGCCTAAAGCGATGCGAGTCTATATTTACCCCCTTTTTAAGT harbors:
- a CDS encoding dihydrofolate reductase family protein produces the protein MKTLITEFISLDGVVQAPGGAQEDTDGGFAHGGWFLKYFDPEVIGGTFDNLAKQSDALLQGHRTYQTSAAAWPSRSGDPFSDWINKVQKYVVSNTLSDKDITWHPTTIIRGDDFLQKVSDLRAQPGGYIYVYGSAAMVRSLLAADLVDELLLTIAPVTLGGGKTIFPANGKAMSFELMSTAKASSGALVCRYVRAR